GACGATCGAGCCCCCCGTCGCGCAGCGCCTGGGCATGCTTCACCAACCCTGCCCCATTGGTGGTCATGGCAAAGTCATTGAGCCCAGGCAAACGCCCGATGTCGCTTACCAGTTGCTCGACACCTCGCCTTACCAGCGGCTCTCCGCCGGTAAGGCGCAGCTTCTCGACGCCAAGTTCGGTAAAGGCCCGAGCCAACATGGCGATCTCTTCCAGCGTGAGCACCTGAGCACGCGGCAGAAAAGTCATCTCCTCGCTCATGCAGTAGACACAGCGAAAATCGCAGCGATCGGTAATCGAGATGCGTACGTAGGTCACACGACGATTGAAATCGTCGATCAGGGTGTTCATGCCTCCTCCCAACGCCTGGCGTCGTGTAGGTCACGCTCCCGTTCCGATACCCAGTAGTGGCCGTCGCGGGTATGCTCCTTCTTCCAGAAAGGCGCGTGTGTCTTGAGATAATCCATAATGAAGTCGCACGCCTCGAAAGCGTTCCTCCGATGGGCACTCGCCACCGCAACCAACACGATGGGATCTCCCGGAGCGAGTTTCCCGACCCGATGAATGACACGTACGTCATTGACCTCCCAGCGCCTCTTTGCCTTGTCGACGATGGCGCCTAGCGAGGCTTCGGTCATGCCGGGGTAGTGCTCGAGCGTCAATGCGACGACATCCGGATGTTCGTTGAAATCCCGCACCAGGCCAGTAAAACAGACCACGGCACCAATATCGCGGCGCCCCTGGGTCATGGCCTGCTGCTCGGCTCCCGGATCGAACGGAGCCTGCTGCACTCGAATCATGTCAACCTCCCGTGACCGGGGGAAAGAAAGCGACCTCATCGCCATCGGTGAGTGGCGTATCGTCGCCTCCCATGACCTGATTGATGGCACACAGGACGCGCCGCTCCTGGAGCGGCAAGAAACGCCGATCGCGCTCGATCAGAGCCGCCTTGAGCCCTCCGACGTCCAGAGTCGGCAGAGAGTCGAACGAAATGTCCAGTTCGCTCACGCCCAGTCGTTCACGTAGTTCGGCCAGGCATTTGACCCGGACGGTGGGAATCTCGCCTGGCATACCCACCCGGATCTCCCCCTCAAGACAGTCATCGGTGACGATCGGTTCAACCCGCTCCTGACGATGGTAGTCGCCGGACTTGCCGCCAGTCTTGGAGAGAAGCTGGATACCGCCGATTCGCATCTCCTTATCGACCGCCTTGCACATATCATAAAGGGTCAGGCAAGCCACCGAGACGGCGGTCAGCGCCTCCATCTCCACCCCGGTACGGCCATTGAGGCGACACGTCGCGGTAACGCCCACGCGACTGTTCTCGCTATCCAGCTGGAATTCGATGGCCACCTTGGAGAGCGCCAACGCATGGCATAAGGGAATCAGCTCATGGGTACGCTTGGCCGCCTGAATTCCGGCGATACGTGCCGTGGCCAGCACATCACCCTTGGGCAGGCCGCCTTCGGAGAGCAGCGAAAGCGTCGCCGGTGCCATGCTGATATGACCGCAGGCGACTGCCTCGCGGCGGCTCTCGGCTTTGTCGGCGACATCGACCATATGGGCCTCGCCGCGGGCATTAAGGTGAGTCAGGCTCATGCTGGTCATGCCTCATGTAAGACTATCGAAAGGTTGCAGTGTCACGGACTCGCCCATCGTCACTCCGTCACGCTCGGCATCGATCTCGATCAGGCAATTGGCGGCTACCATAGAAGAGAGTATACCGGAGCCCTGATGCCCGGTACTTCTCACCCATAGTCGCCCCTGGTCGTCGCCATGAAAGATGCCACGCAGTAAATCCACCCGTCCCTGTCGGCTGGGCAGAGCCTCCTCGGCGAGAGCGGTGAGGCGCATCGGCTGCCAGTGCGTCTCGCCCTGGAGCTGACGCAAAACCGGCTGTACGAACTGCAGGAAGGTGACCATCACGGCAACCGGGTTGCCGGGGAGTCCGAAAAAGGGCACTTGGCGCGCCCCCAGCCTGCCGCAGGCCAGGGGGCGTCCAGGGCGAATGGCAATGCGCCAGAATCCAAGATCGCCGACCTCGGCCAGGGCACGCTTCACCCAGTCCGCCTGGCCGACCGAGACGCCGCCACTGGTAATCACCATATCGCTCTCCTGGGCAGCCCTCTCCAGTGCCTGTACCAACTGTTGGTGATCGTCAGGCAGAATGCCCAGATCGATGAGCTCGACCCCCAGCCCTGTCAGCAGGCCGCGCAGCGAGAAGCGGTTGGCATCGAAGATCCCCGCCGAAGGCAGTGGCTCGCCAGGAGCCGTGACCTCGTCCCCCGTGGAAAAGATCGTGACCCGAGGGCGCCGATGTACCTGGGCCTGCGCCAGCCCCAGCGAGGCGAGCAAGCCTAGATGCTGAGGCTTGAGGCGTGAGCCTGCAGGTAGTGCCAGACTGCCCTGGGCGACATCCTCGCCGGCCTGACGGACGTTCTGGCCGCGCTTGACGCGCTCGGCGCGGGCCACGCGCACGCGCGTGCCGGTGTCCGACTCAAGCGTTTCGAGCTGCTCGCTCATGATGACCGTGTCGGCCCCCTCTGGCAGCGGCGCCCCGGTAGTGATACGCACCGCTTCGCCGGTGGGAAGTCTAGCGCCATAGGAGTGACCGGCCAGCACCTCGCCCGCCAGCGGCCATGTAGCGGGACGCAAAGCCTCCTCATCGGGCCAGGCCAGCGCGATGCCATCCATGGCGGCATTGGTGTTCTGAGGTACCGCAATGGGCGAGTGTATCGCCTGTGCCAATACTCGTCCGGGCAGCTCGACAAGGGCCACGCTCTGCGCCGGCAGGGGCTCTGGCACGAGCTGGCGTACCGCCACCAACGCCTCCTGGACGCTCAGCATACGCTCGCCAAGCTCGAAACAGGAGAGTGTCATATTCGCGTCTCCATACGGCTGCCGGTGCGCGCCCTGGCCTCGGCCGGCCAGCGTGAAGACCAGGCCGCGATCCAGGCGCTCACTTCATCGATATCGTTCATATCCAGCGCGTCGACGTCTGCCGGGAGAGCCAGCGGTTCTGCGCTTGCCACCGCGCGAATCCAGGGGTCCTGTTCGACCAGTAGCGGCTTGCCTACCGCCTGGCGATATAGCTCCAGCTTGGGCAGTGGCCATTGCTTGAAGCCCTCCACCAGCACCAGGTCAGGGCGCAGCGGCTCGACTTGCTCGATCAGCATTGCCAGATCCGGCTCCTGCTGGTCTGGAGTCTCCATTATCAGGGCGAAGCGGGCGCGGGAAGCGACCAACATCGGGGCGGCTCCCGCTTGGCGCAGGCGATGGCTATCCTTACCCGGCTGATCGACCTCGAAGGTATGGTGAGCGTGCTTGATGACCGCTACCTTGAGGCCCCGCTCACCCAGCCTTGGCAGTAGCGCCTCCAGCAGGGTGGTCTTGCCGGTGCCGCTCCAGGCCGCAATCCCGAGCAGGGGAAGATGCTCTTCGAATGTCAACGTCATGGCGTTCCATGGAGTCACGTGCGTTTCCAGGGACGCGGAAACGCTTGATACAGTGTGTTCAGACGCATCGAGAGTGAGCGTCACTCTTGTTGTTGCGGATGCAGACGCCCTTCCAGCAAGGCCTTCTCTTCCACATTGTTGAGATTGGCGAAATTCTCAGGGCAGTCGCTGAAATCGACATGGCAAAAGGGGTGGCGGGCATACCAGCGGTCGATCTTGCGCTCACCCTGAGCCAGCGCCTCGCCCAGATCGTCGGCCAGCGAACGACGAATAAGCGCCACGACCGGATGGGCACGCTCGCCATCATGGGCCAGAGCGATATCACCATCGCCCCTCCCCTTCACCATGCGCTCGACCAGGTTCATTGGCAATGCGGGGGTGTCGCAGGGCACCACCAAAACCCAGGGTGTCGTGGCCGCCATCAAGCCACTCCAGATTCCCATCAGGGGCCCCTGGAAACCGCCCTCTCGATCGGTGACGACACGACACCCTTGGCGTTGATAAATATCGAGATTGCGATTGGCGTTGATCAGGACTTCGTCGACATGTCTCTCCAGCCGTGCCAGGACATGCACTATCAATGGTTTACCGGCAAACGGCTCGAGCCCCTTGTCACGCCCACCCATCCGCCGCCCCTGACCACCGGCAAGGATCAACCCGCTCAATGGCTCGGCATCCCGCTTTTGACTAGCGCGCGTTTTTTCCATGCACTCAAGCTACCACTTTTCAAATTGAACCCCAATCAGGGGTAATCTAGACGACCATGACGGTTACCTCACGGTTCGCCTTTCTCAAAATGCGCTGTCCGCTTTCACCTTATCATTGCGGAGGCGAACCGGTATCATGCCGTCAAATATGCTCAACGGGGATTGGCATCATGAGTGGCTTCGACGTCGGCAATCGGCTGAAACAATTGCGACTGAGCCGGGGTCTTTCCCAGCGTGAACTCGCCAAACGCGCCGGTGTGACCAATAGCACCATTTCGTTGATCGAGCAGAATAGTGTCAGTCCCTCGGTCAGCTCGCTGAAGAAGATCCTCGATGCACTACCGGTCTCGATCAGTGAATTCTTCGCCGGCGAGGAGACCAGCCAGTCACAGGTCTTCTACCGCGCCGATGAACTCACCGAGATCAGCGATGGCAAGCTCTCCTGGCGCCTGGTCGGCGCCCGCCGACCCAATCGCAGCATGTCGATACTCTATGAGCGCTACCCTCCAGGCGCCGATACCGGCGAAGAGATGCTCGAGCATGCCGGCGAAGAGGGCGGCGTCATTGTCGCTGGCACTATCGAGTTGACCGTCGATGGTGAGGCGAGAGAACTCGGCATAGGCGATGCCTACTATTTCGACTCCCACTTGCCCCACCGCTTTCGCAATGTCGGTCACGCAGAGTGCATCATCGTCAGTGCCAATAATCCGCCATCGTTCTCGGATGGCGGTGGCGAGCAGCATCATACCTGAGGCTCATAGGGCACCCAACTGCGCCCTGCCTCTGCGCTGCTCAAGCTCCTAACTATCCCCTTTACTCTCACTCTCCTTCCCGAGCGGGCGGCAGGATGAGATTGAGCACGATGCCTATGATCGCCGCCAGGCTGACGCCCTGGAGGGTGAACTGACCGCCGCCCAACTGCATGCCGCCGATACCGAAGACCAGAATCAACGACACCACCACCAGGTTGCGCGGTGCGGTCAGCGATTGACCGGCACGCACCAGGGTATTCATGCCGACAACCGCGATCGAGCCGAACAGCAGCACCATGATACCGCCCATGACCGGGCCGGGAATGGTCTGCAGCAGCGCACCGAGCTTGGCCACGAATGCCAGAATGATGGCGATCACTGCCGCGACCACCATGATCCTTGGATTGAACGCTCGGGTGAGCATCACCGCGCCCGTCACTTCGGAGTATGTCGTATTGGGCGGTCCACCGAACAGCGCCGCCGTGGAGGTAGCCAGGCCATCACCCAGTAGCGTGCGGTGCAGGCCGGGTTTTTCGAGGTAATTCTTACGGGTAACCGAGCCGATCGCCACCATGTCGCCGATATGCTCAACCGCCGGAGCGACCGCCACCGGGATCATGAACAGGATCGCCGCCCAGTGAAACGTCGGTGCGGTAAAGCTCGGCAGCGCCAGCCAACCCGCCTCGTGTACCGGCGTGAAGTCGACCAGCCCCATGGCCAGGGCGAGCAGATATCCCGTGGCGATGCCGCCCATGATCGGGATCAGGCGCAGCACGCCGTGCCCAAATACCGCCAGCACCAGAGTAACCAAGAGGCTGATCATCGAAAGGGTGATTGCCTGGCCGTAGCCTATGTGATCGCTTGTCTCGCCACTCGCCATGCTGACCGCCACTGGCGCCAGGGCCAGGCCGATCACCATGATCACAGGCCCTACCACCACCGCAGGCAGCACCCGATTGAGCCAGCCGGTGCCCTTGATTCTGACAAGCTGCGACATGGCGACGTAGACCAGGCCCGCCGCGAACAGGCCACCAAGCGTTTCGGAGACGCCGAAGCTCGCCACCGAGCCCTGAATGGGGGCGATAAAGGCAAACGACGAAGCGAGAAAGACCGGCACGCTCTGACGGGTCACCGCATGGAACACCAGTGTGCCCGCCCCCGCGGTAAACAGCGCCACGCTCGGATCGAGTCCGGTCAACAGCGGCACCAGCACCAGGGCGCCGAAGGCCACGAACAGCATCTGTCCACCGGTCAGCAGGGTTCGCAATGCGGATTCTCGCGGCTCTTGAGCGGCCGCCGTTCGATCAGTCATGAAAAGCTCCCTATTGCTTCGTTATCCGCAGGGTCTTGGAAGAGATGTGCCCCGCGCATTCGCGGCGCAGTCTACTCCATAACCTATTGCCCGAGGAATTGCGCTGCGACGCGACCCGTCCTGGCGCCAGGTTCTGCCACCACAGCGGTGCCATGCGCGGGTAATCGGGAACGTTGGTCCCGGTGGGCGTCAAGTTGGGATTGCCTTCGTCATCCATCACGGCGACATCGGGACTGACCATGTCGGCAGTGAAGGTGGTGTACCAGAAGATCTGCTGCGCGATATTGCCCTGCGCCGGTACCGGGCCGGCCTCACCGCTAAGCCAAGTACGCAGTGGACGATGAGCCAAGCGAGATATTCGATTTCGAAAACCACGCCTGCCAAGGAAATCGAATGTTTCGAGGCATCACCGACTCGACCTCCGAAGGGAAGCCGATCCGAATCGGCTTTAACGTGTGCCGAAGATCTTGTCGCCGGCATCGCCAAGGCCAGGCACGATATAGCCATGCTCGTCGAGCCGCTCGTCGACCGCGGCCGTATAGATCTCGACGTCAGGGTAGGCTTCCTGTACTCGCTTGATGCCTTCCGGGGCGGCGACCAGCACGATGACCTTCATCAAGGGGCAGCCACGCGCCTTGAGCATGTCCAGCGTGGCGACCATGGAGCCGCCAGTGGCGAGCATCGGATCGATGACGATCGCCAGGCGCTCATTGAGATCGTTGGTGAACTTCTCGAAATAGGGGACCGGCTCAAGCGTCTCCTCGTTACGATAAAGCCCCACCACGCTGATACGGGCACTGGGGATCAGGTCGGTGACACCATCGAGCATGCCGAGACCGGCCCGCAGAATCGGAACGATGGTGACCTTCTTGCCCTTGAGCTGCTCGACGGCGATAGGTTCGCCGTTCCACCCCTCGATGGTGGACGATTCGAGTTCCAGATCCTGGGTCGCCTCATAGGTGAGCAGTTTGGCCACCTCACCGGCCAGTTCACGAAAGCTCTTGGTGCTGATGTCGGCAGTACGCATCAGACCCAGCTTGTGCTTGACCAGTGGATGGTTGATGGCATGAACGCTCATGGCGGTGGCCTCTCTGTGGGGGTCGGATAGCTGGCGCTGCGCAGGATCGCTGCGGGCCGGCAAATGCGCGCATTCTAGCTTGATCGGGCAGGCAAGTTAAGGCCTGCCCCCCGTGGCGTCAGGCTAGCCTGACGAGACCCGATTGCGCCCCGCTCGCTGAAGTGGACACTTACGCGGGCTGGACAGGGAGTTGCCAATCGATGGCGCCGCTTCCTCGCGATTGGAGGAAGTCGTTTGCCTGAGAAAAGTGGCGCTGGCCGAAGAAGCCACGATGAGCCGACAACGGCGAGGGGTGCGGCGAATGCAGCACCAGGTGGCGCTTGCGATCGACGAAGGAGGCCTTCTTCTGGGCGTAACTGCCCCACAGCAGAAAGGCGACGCCCCCGCACTGCTCATTGATCACCTCGATGGCGCGGTCGGTAAAGGTCTCCCACCCCTGGCCCCGGTGAGAACCGGCGCTGCCCTGCTCCACCGTCAACACGCTGTTGAGCAGCAGCACGCCCTGTCGCGCCCAGTGCTCGAGGAAGCCGTGGTTGACCGGCGTGAAGCCGACGTCCTGGGCCAGCTCCTTGTAGATATTCTGCAGCGAGGGGGGCGTCGGCACGCCAGGGCGCACCGAGAAGCAGAGCCCATGGGCCTGGTTCGGCCCATGGTAGGGATCCTGCCCCAGGATCACCACTCGTACCCCGTCGAGAGGCGTGAGCTCGAAGGCGCGGAACCAGTGCGACGAGTGCGGGAAGATCACCTTGCCGGCACGCTTCTCCTGGCGAAGAAATTCACGCAACGCCGCCATGTAGGGCGATTCGAATTCAACGCCCAGGTGACGGTTCCAGCTCTCGGGAAGCGGTGACCCTGTCATGCTCGGCTCCTTGCCGTTAGCGGGGCTGGCTACGCACCTGATCCACCAGCGGCTCGACATAGGCGATGCCCATGTCCCAAGGGAACTGAATCCAGCAATCCTGTGCCACCTCGGTCAGGTACTGGTCGACGAGCGGCCGCCCTTCTGGTTTGGCATAGATCGTGACGAAGTGTGCCCTAGACAGCATTTCACGTACCTTGCGCGCGGTCTTGCCGGTATCCACCAGGTCATCGACCAGCAGCCAGCCATCGCCGTCATGGTCGACTCCCTTCATCACGTCAAGCCCCCCCTGATCCATGCGGTCATAGCTCTTGATGCAGACCGTATCGATCAGACGAACGTTGAGCTCACGGGCAATCAGTGCGGCGGGAATCAATCCTCCCCGGGTAATCGCAATAATACCCTTGAAATCACGCTCGACGAGCTGATGACACAGCGAGCGCACGTCGCGATGGAGCTGGTCCCAGGAAACGGTGAAGTGCTGCTGATAACGATTGGCGCTCATGGTGGCTAACCCGCTGACAAGAACTGGAAGAAGTGGCGAGGACGATCACTCGTCCTCGGTAAAGGAGCAAACCGCGAACACGCCATAGCCTGCTTCACGGATCTTGGCCGAGCCCCCCAGCTCCGGCAGATCGATGATGGTTGCGGTTTCCACCACATGGCCACCGCTGCGCGTGATCAACTTGGCGGCAGCCAGCATGGTACCGCCGGTGGCGATCAGGTCGTCCATCACCAAGATGCGGTCGTTCTCGCGAAAGGCATCGGAGTGGAGTTCGACCTCGGCCTGACCGTACTCTAGAGTATAGGTCTCGCTGATGGTCCTGAACGGTAGCTTGCCCTTCTTGCGCACCGGCACGAAGCTGCAGCCCAACTCGTAGGCCAGCGGTGCCCCGATGATGAAGCCCCGCGCATCAATGGCGGCGATGGCATCCAGGTCCATCTCCTGGTAGCGGTGCACGAAGCTGTCGATCAGCTTGCGAAAGGCACTGCTGTTCTGGAGAAGCGGCGTGATGTCACGAAAATTCACCCCGGGCTGTGGCCAGTCGGGGACGGTACGAATCACGGACTTTATATAGTCACCGTAGATGCTCATCGCAGGTTCTATCCAGTAGTAGTGGTCAGTCGAGGAAAAGGAACTTAAGAACGAACAAAATCGCCAGAATCACCACCGCCGGGTTGAGATCCTTGAAACGCCCGGAGAGAGCCTTGATCGCGACATAGCTGATGAAGCCCAGCGCGATGCCTTCGGCGATCGAGAAGGTCAACGGCATTGCCAGCGCAGCGATCAGTACCGGTGCGGCATCAGTAGGGTCATCCCAGTTGGCATGCGCAAGGCTACCGGCCATCAGCACCGCCACGTAGAGCAGCGCTCCGGCCGTGGCGTAGGCGGGAATCGAGCCTGCCAGCGGCGCGAAGAACAGACTGATAAGAAACAGCCCCCCCACCACCACCGCCGTCAGGCCAGTGCGTCCGCCCGAGGCGATGCCCGCGGTGCTTTCGATGTAACTGGTGGTGGTCGAGGTACCAAGCACCGCACCTGCCATGGAAGCGGTGCTGTCGGACATCATGGCCCGACCGAGTCGTGGCAATTTGCCCTC
This DNA window, taken from Halomonas sp. TA22, encodes the following:
- the moaE gene encoding molybdopterin synthase catalytic subunit MoaE, with protein sequence MIRVQQAPFDPGAEQQAMTQGRRDIGAVVCFTGLVRDFNEHPDVVALTLEHYPGMTEASLGAIVDKAKRRWEVNDVRVIHRVGKLAPGDPIVLVAVASAHRRNAFEACDFIMDYLKTHAPFWKKEHTRDGHYWVSERERDLHDARRWEEA
- the moaC gene encoding cyclic pyranopterin monophosphate synthase MoaC, which codes for MSLTHLNARGEAHMVDVADKAESRREAVACGHISMAPATLSLLSEGGLPKGDVLATARIAGIQAAKRTHELIPLCHALALSKVAIEFQLDSENSRVGVTATCRLNGRTGVEMEALTAVSVACLTLYDMCKAVDKEMRIGGIQLLSKTGGKSGDYHRQERVEPIVTDDCLEGEIRVGMPGEIPTVRVKCLAELRERLGVSELDISFDSLPTLDVGGLKAALIERDRRFLPLQERRVLCAINQVMGGDDTPLTDGDEVAFFPPVTGG
- the glp gene encoding gephyrin-like molybdotransferase Glp, translating into MTLSCFELGERMLSVQEALVAVRQLVPEPLPAQSVALVELPGRVLAQAIHSPIAVPQNTNAAMDGIALAWPDEEALRPATWPLAGEVLAGHSYGARLPTGEAVRITTGAPLPEGADTVIMSEQLETLESDTGTRVRVARAERVKRGQNVRQAGEDVAQGSLALPAGSRLKPQHLGLLASLGLAQAQVHRRPRVTIFSTGDEVTAPGEPLPSAGIFDANRFSLRGLLTGLGVELIDLGILPDDHQQLVQALERAAQESDMVITSGGVSVGQADWVKRALAEVGDLGFWRIAIRPGRPLACGRLGARQVPFFGLPGNPVAVMVTFLQFVQPVLRQLQGETHWQPMRLTALAEEALPSRQGRVDLLRGIFHGDDQGRLWVRSTGHQGSGILSSMVAANCLIEIDAERDGVTMGESVTLQPFDSLT
- the mobB gene encoding molybdopterin-guanine dinucleotide biosynthesis protein B; the protein is MTLTFEEHLPLLGIAAWSGTGKTTLLEALLPRLGERGLKVAVIKHAHHTFEVDQPGKDSHRLRQAGAAPMLVASRARFALIMETPDQQEPDLAMLIEQVEPLRPDLVLVEGFKQWPLPKLELYRQAVGKPLLVEQDPWIRAVASAEPLALPADVDALDMNDIDEVSAWIAAWSSRWPAEARARTGSRMETRI
- the mobA gene encoding molybdenum cofactor guanylyltransferase MobA; translation: MEKTRASQKRDAEPLSGLILAGGQGRRMGGRDKGLEPFAGKPLIVHVLARLERHVDEVLINANRNLDIYQRQGCRVVTDREGGFQGPLMGIWSGLMAATTPWVLVVPCDTPALPMNLVERMVKGRGDGDIALAHDGERAHPVVALIRRSLADDLGEALAQGERKIDRWYARHPFCHVDFSDCPENFANLNNVEEKALLEGRLHPQQQE
- a CDS encoding cupin domain-containing protein, with the protein product MSGFDVGNRLKQLRLSRGLSQRELAKRAGVTNSTISLIEQNSVSPSVSSLKKILDALPVSISEFFAGEETSQSQVFYRADELTEISDGKLSWRLVGARRPNRSMSILYERYPPGADTGEEMLEHAGEEGGVIVAGTIELTVDGEARELGIGDAYYFDSHLPHRFRNVGHAECIIVSANNPPSFSDGGGEQHHT
- a CDS encoding uracil-xanthine permease family protein; protein product: MTDRTAAAQEPRESALRTLLTGGQMLFVAFGALVLVPLLTGLDPSVALFTAGAGTLVFHAVTRQSVPVFLASSFAFIAPIQGSVASFGVSETLGGLFAAGLVYVAMSQLVRIKGTGWLNRVLPAVVVGPVIMVIGLALAPVAVSMASGETSDHIGYGQAITLSMISLLVTLVLAVFGHGVLRLIPIMGGIATGYLLALAMGLVDFTPVHEAGWLALPSFTAPTFHWAAILFMIPVAVAPAVEHIGDMVAIGSVTRKNYLEKPGLHRTLLGDGLATSTAALFGGPPNTTYSEVTGAVMLTRAFNPRIMVVAAVIAIILAFVAKLGALLQTIPGPVMGGIMVLLFGSIAVVGMNTLVRAGQSLTAPRNLVVVSLILVFGIGGMQLGGGQFTLQGVSLAAIIGIVLNLILPPAREGE
- the upp gene encoding uracil phosphoribosyltransferase, coding for MSVHAINHPLVKHKLGLMRTADISTKSFRELAGEVAKLLTYEATQDLELESSTIEGWNGEPIAVEQLKGKKVTIVPILRAGLGMLDGVTDLIPSARISVVGLYRNEETLEPVPYFEKFTNDLNERLAIVIDPMLATGGSMVATLDMLKARGCPLMKVIVLVAAPEGIKRVQEAYPDVEIYTAAVDERLDEHGYIVPGLGDAGDKIFGTR
- the ung gene encoding uracil-DNA glycosylase, with product MTGSPLPESWNRHLGVEFESPYMAALREFLRQEKRAGKVIFPHSSHWFRAFELTPLDGVRVVILGQDPYHGPNQAHGLCFSVRPGVPTPPSLQNIYKELAQDVGFTPVNHGFLEHWARQGVLLLNSVLTVEQGSAGSHRGQGWETFTDRAIEVINEQCGGVAFLLWGSYAQKKASFVDRKRHLVLHSPHPSPLSAHRGFFGQRHFSQANDFLQSRGSGAIDWQLPVQPA
- the gpt gene encoding xanthine phosphoribosyltransferase, producing the protein MSANRYQQHFTVSWDQLHRDVRSLCHQLVERDFKGIIAITRGGLIPAALIARELNVRLIDTVCIKSYDRMDQGGLDVMKGVDHDGDGWLLVDDLVDTGKTARKVREMLSRAHFVTIYAKPEGRPLVDQYLTEVAQDCWIQFPWDMGIAYVEPLVDQVRSQPR
- a CDS encoding adenine phosphoribosyltransferase; its protein translation is MSIYGDYIKSVIRTVPDWPQPGVNFRDITPLLQNSSAFRKLIDSFVHRYQEMDLDAIAAIDARGFIIGAPLAYELGCSFVPVRKKGKLPFRTISETYTLEYGQAEVELHSDAFRENDRILVMDDLIATGGTMLAAAKLITRSGGHVVETATIIDLPELGGSAKIREAGYGVFAVCSFTEDE